The Leptospira brenneri genomic sequence GGCAACTTAGATTAATGAAGCAATATAAATCCTGTTTAGGAGTTTCTGAATTATCGAATTGGAAATTCTTTTATAAGGAAACTTCAAATGGTATTTATCACTTTTTGGGATTACGGAATTCCGGAAATGAAGTTTCTTATCATGGAGAAGGTTACGATGAAGTTCTTTCAAAATGTATCGAATTTGCTAAAATAGTAGAAAAGAACATACAAAATATTTAAGAATTAAACTCATTGTTCAGGTTTTGTATCACTTCGCCTAAAGGTCCAATCTCCCGCGCCATTTGTGCTGAGCTTGCCGAAGTAGTGATAGAAGCGGAAATCCTTTCGCAAATGCGAAAGATTGCAGCGGATAGCACGGTCGGTTTAGGATAGATTTTTTTCACCTAACTAATTCGAGGCGCCCGTCTCTTCTCTCTCTCTGAGGTCTATCTTACCCTTCTTTTATCCCCAAACATCGTTGCATCCATTCCCATGTTTCTTTTGGTCTTTCAAAAGGGAAAAAATGTGTGAACCCAGGAAAGATAGTAACATCTGACTTTGGATTTACTTTTGTGAGTAGGTTTGCAAGTTTTGGGCTACAAACTTCGAACTTTTCGGGAATGGCAATATGGTTTTCGGTTTTGATTCCATAAAAGTTTTTGAATACATGAAAGTGCGCATGTCCAAAGATCCTGGCTTCCACTCTTGGATCGCAACAAAGTTTGACTTCCGTTTCGTTACCTGTGCTTTCAAAACAAGAATTTAGATAATCTTCAAAGATGGACGGTTCAAAGTTGGCAAAGGCAGGGAATTTTTTAAATGACCGCCTAACAAGTTCAATAGATTTAAAATGGCTTCTTCTTTTTTTTGCTCCTGTTGCAAGAGGGTTCTCTAAAAATTTGGAAAGCAAGATCATCTTCCAACCTAGGATAACAGGATCCATCGCTAAGACTTTTTCAAATCGATCCGGTGCTTTTGCTGCTGCCAAAAGAGAAGAGGCTCCGCCGAGTGAATGGCCAATGATATTTGTTTTGGTAATCGATTCGTGATCGAGTAAAGCCAAAATTTGGTCTCGGAACACGTTCCAATTATTAAACTCTAAACTGAACTCAGAACGACCATGTCCTAAAAAATCAGGAGCAATCACACGGTAGTGTTTTGATAATAATTGAAAGTAATACTGGTAACAACCGGCACTATAGCCATTGGCATGACAGAAAACGAGAACGGGACCCGGAGTTTCCGAATCTAAGTAGGCACATTCCCAGTTTCTGAACTGAAAGGATTTTGATTTCATTTTTCTATTTGACCCTTCCCGATTTAGATCGGATTTTGTCTCTATCCCATGCAATTCCAGGTCATCCTCTTCTTCTGTATAGCCGTATTCTTCAATGCCTTGGCTAATATTTTAATCAAATCTTCATCCTTACAAGATCATACAAAAACATTGTCAGGTGGTCTTTGGGATACAATCTTTACGGTATTCAATCCTTACTTTATTGGTGGGCTTGCCAGTTTTGGTTTGGCTCTGCTTGGATATCGATATGTTTTGGGTAAAGGTTTGAAACTTTCTCTAGCTTATCCTGTGTTCACTTCTAGTGGTTTTATTATTGTTCTCATTGCTTCGTCTCTCTTCTTTAAAGAAAGGTTAAACTTAACGCAATGGTTAGGGATTGCTTTTATTTTGATCGGTGTTTGGCTTACCGCCTTGCAGATGTTTGATGTTAAGTCTTGAAAACTGAATCGTTTTTTATAAAAACAAAATTATTACTTCTTTTATCTTGCCTTTCCTTTTTTTTCCTTTGTAAAAAAACAGATTCAGTGTCAAATGCTGAATCTGTTCCTCTGACATCAAAACGTTACAATGTTCTTTGGATAGTGATCGATTCTCTTCGTGGTGATATCATCGGTCGTTACGGAGTGACACCTAACTTAGATTTGTTTCAGAAAAATGCAGTGTCCTTTCAATACCATTTGGTAAATGCTGCTTGGACTAGGCCCTCTACACTTGTTTTTTTTACTGGGAAATATGCTTCAG encodes the following:
- a CDS encoding alpha/beta fold hydrolase, with the protein product MHGIETKSDLNREGSNRKMKSKSFQFRNWECAYLDSETPGPVLVFCHANGYSAGCYQYYFQLLSKHYRVIAPDFLGHGRSEFSLEFNNWNVFRDQILALLDHESITKTNIIGHSLGGASSLLAAAKAPDRFEKVLAMDPVILGWKMILLSKFLENPLATGAKKRRSHFKSIELVRRSFKKFPAFANFEPSIFEDYLNSCFESTGNETEVKLCCDPRVEARIFGHAHFHVFKNFYGIKTENHIAIPEKFEVCSPKLANLLTKVNPKSDVTIFPGFTHFFPFERPKETWEWMQRCLGIKEG
- a CDS encoding DMT family transporter, with product MQFQVILFFCIAVFFNALANILIKSSSLQDHTKTLSGGLWDTIFTVFNPYFIGGLASFGLALLGYRYVLGKGLKLSLAYPVFTSSGFIIVLIASSLFFKERLNLTQWLGIAFILIGVWLTALQMFDVKS